A window of Castanea sativa cultivar Marrone di Chiusa Pesio chromosome 8, ASM4071231v1 genomic DNA:
CAAAACCGGTTTAGCTTGCAAagcacaacttccaagaagctcaagtttctcttttcttttgattcttttaagagcttgaaacttagagccATGAGGTCTTAGATGACCAAGGGCACTACAATGGTGACACACAATGGGTTTAAGTCCACTAGGCTTTATAGGGAGGGATCTAGCAACAtgattttgttctctcttcaacttgggacattgaggtcttatatgacTCATCACACCGCAATGGTggcaagttggaacaaacttagatccgTCCAAAACTTTAGGTTGAGACCTAAACGGAGGCTTTGGCTTAAGAGTCTTTCTCTccaccttttgatttcttttgtgtggaggaatgtacatCGATTTATCCTTTGAGGTAGAACACACAATAGGCATAACATCGGGTAtcacaacatgattgcaacaaatattttcatcatttttagcaATAGGTTCGGCAAttaaacacttggcatgcatcttaagagattcattttcacattttagctcataaacaagtttgttaaacaaaacaagtttgttaaacaaaacaagtttagcatccaagtctatattcaaacattcaaactatttcagcttttcaagagaatttttAGCAAGTTTATACTTTTTaaccaatttattggattcattgagcttagcaatcaaatcatccttttcactagtgaacttgctcaaattctcatCAAACTTCTTAacttttttcttcaagagtttgacatttggaatatcaacaacaacaccaaaagattcatgtaacatgtcatcacaagTATGAGGATTAACACTTATAGAGACATTTTtacaaacacatggcatgttacaatcaacaacatccatagaagcatacaaaacactatccatggcaaaacagacaaaggggtcaaggatcacacttaggtaatgaaaccaaaataAGTGTACCCGCTataataccaattgaaagctcgaatttgtgttaaaaacacaaaagctgtttagaccccaaaataataattacttctcggttgattttactctaacttatttaagtgcaaaaacaagagtaaatgaagcgtaaacaaccgatactactctagtgcataaacatgaataacaaacaataaaagtaaagcacaagagtaagggaagaaggatgcaaatataagataacacgccgaagtgttatcgaagaggaaatcgaagaactcggtgaaaaacctctccgccgccctccaagcggtaatcatctactagagaataaagttggagtacatgaataacaaaagaccctctaagcctagtTTACCTAATGTACTTGAgtcctccaagctcctgctaccaacggacttctcagagtcatgtcttctctagctttctggATCTCGCAATACGCTCGATTGCAttcgccaagcctcaccggcttctcttggcaaatccccaaatcTTCCCAAGTTCCAAAACACTTTCTTCACTTtgaaaatgtgtgggttgtgtttgggtacaaatctcctctcaaggtatgacaatgagagagggaaggagaagatgttaggatgatttctcactaaggattagtagctctctctctaaaagatgggtgtgtgtgtgttgtagaaaacctatctagagtttttctctctaaatggcatccttacacatttgtgggtaatgagggtatatatagtatgggtgaagggtaagaaagtcacactttaaaatcctccaggcagagagtttcgcgggtatcttgCAGGAAGGTCTTACCCGCAAAATACTCGTGATATTGATAGCCTGacacgactcttcagcttccagtcatgtgcttctcacatgccctTTTCGCGGGAACCTTTCTCGCGAACTTCTCGCGTGCTAGTCGCGAAATGCACtgatcttcaattaagcttgagtctttaccaacttaatactaaacccaataaaataaaatcccacaaaaatacaaggaaacaaatttatgcaattacaacactttttgttatggaataaagccaacataaaacatagttgtaaatcacaactttacaattttcATCACCTCGTCATCTTTGCCAACAAAATAAACTATCTAAAAATTGTgactctaataataataataataataataataataatcaaagtcTTTTCTAAAACAGTTCATTGAATATAAAAGTCATCAAACGCTATAAGAATGactttttgtttgcttatagGTAATACAAACGTCTCACTAAATGAGAATGTTCTCTATTGTTTTAATTACTTTAAATGACAATAAATTAGACTCCTCTACTTTATTAGGAAAGAAAATACCTTTAaggtttctattattttttattaatcatttcaaaaaatcacaacaatcattcaaataataattacattcttattcacctctctctctctctctctctctctctctatatatatatatattttttttttttctactttcttattattattattattattattattcttcttcttcttcttcttcttaatatgTCAATTTGAATTCATTGTTTTTGTAAAAGCTATATTTACTCTACACTATATTTAGTTATGAAAATTTTAGCgtatgtcatatatatatatatatatttgatggcTGATTTAAATGATTTcttcactaaattttttttgaataatttgataagTTACGTTATATAtcttttgctttaaaaaaaaaaaaaaaaaaaattaattggtagTTTACTAACTTATGTGGtaagaattttcttttggtGATTCACAAAattgtgggtttttttgttttaattttttataattaccACCTAGATTTTAGAAGTTGAAATAAAGAACAAAAGTTTGCATAATGTATAATTCATATTAGGATGCAACGCACCCAAAAATGACTAGATATATAATATCCTTATGCTACAATCaatcttcattttcattatCACGTCATCTttgccaaaacaaaataaactatCTAAAAATTGTgactctaataataataataataatagtaataattgtaaagtcacaatttgtacctaagcccagTAATAGGAAGGGTATAGGCCCAAatagcccaatacaataaatttgtagagagtgagtttgaaatctGGTTTCTTATGAGCTTAGTTAAGAACGGCAGTGGCCCAAGatcacaaaacaatataaataGACTAGTTTCTATGATGAAACATTGTTCTCAGACTCAAGCTGAGGAGTtggtttttatatttctttcttcttaaagacaaattacaaaaatattcagtctacaatgtttttctctctttttctcccccCCCCACCTTGGGGCTTTactcttccttttatacttccctttctcctctctctaccctccacgtatggatcaaatCGTCGGTcgggatacttgtcccatcagtccACTCTTGAAGCTTTTGAAgatagttgtaaggctgaactCTGCtactcaggcatcacttcctcattaatacggccagagagttagctgcagagcattcaatgcggtggcagcagctttttctttagatatttcatGTCTTTCCTTTGTCCTATACCCCTATGTTGCACAGCCTTATTAACAGAATCTCATGCGACGTTGCCTCTAGATGGCAGACAACTCATTCCGACCTCTGCTTAGCTGATCCGAGGATATATTCCTCTTTGGACCAACTTCTCTGATGATCACAATCAGACTTTGCTTTTCTATAAACTAACACAGACCCTTAATAAGATGTTTCCCCATCCTCGAACTGCCTAATGTCCTCGGCTTGGGCTTCTGGCCCAATATGCATATTAATATGCACTTCTAGGCCCATctcccccacaatagcccctcgagattcttctTTCGAGCTCCTCTGTAGGAAAGGAGAATTTCAATGCCACCAAAATCATTCTGTGCCCATTGCACATATCTTCTAACCACACGAATGTTTTTTTAACTGCCCGAGGCATGTTCCTGACGTTTCGACTTACGAGACGCTCCCTTGTTAAATTTCTATGGCtttatgtcccccacgttctaCGGTGCGATGCGGATCCAATGGTTGAGGATTCTGCTGAAACCCAGGCGGGAATTTTCCCGCTTGTAAACCTTCTTTGATACAAATATCATCTAATCAAATTATCTTTCCCACTTCAACACTCATACAACGAACCTGAAAAATTTCACAGTCTACACGTGCCCTCACAATTACCAAGAACTAGTTTGAGGAGATTTTTCTTCCTAGTGTAAGTCTTCATAAATCTCTTcgttcattttcttttcatctacTTCTCTCTCTTCCGTGTCTTTGTCCTTGGctctattttctcttcctttatCTTTCAATACCTCCAACCCTCTCTTgaaaatgggtagattcgccCCTCTAGTAGATTCCGAGAAGAAAATAGAGGAGTTTAAAGCTCTGTATAGGATCTTGCCCAAAGTGTCCATTAGATACTATGAATTAGGGCAATGGCATGAGAAAAGGCAGGAGGCCAACAAAGCTAGAGAAGAAGCAATAAAGGCTAAGGAGGAAGCTGAGAAGGTAAGGGATCAGGCTGAGCAGGATGGATATGAGGCTGGTGTGGCTGAGACCGAGGAAAACCTCAGGTTGGAGGTCTcggaggtatgtaggcattactgcttccaagtgtggaatgaggcacttacCTAGgttggggttgatgcctcttctaACCTTTGGAGGACAGAAAATGTTTACTATCCCCCAGCCATCCGGGCTTTTGGTCCATCTATCCCCAAGGCTGATGGTGCCTCCCAGGGAGTAGATGTTGGAAAGGATGGCTCAGTTGAAGCCCTTTCTTCCACTGGACATCCGTCCGAGGAGCTTAAGCAGCCTGAGGCCATTGGGAAACCAACTGAAACAACTAAAGAGGTGGCCCATGATACTGCTCAGCCTTCCACTACCCCTAAGGAGTTTGCCAAGGAGAAAGAAGCTACCCAGCCAATGGAGATTGTCTTGGCGACCCTTCCTATCACCACCAAGGAGGACCTAAAGGGCAAAGGACTTGCTTCTGACAACATGGCTCCTAACCAGTGTCCAAAGACTTCCAAGGGCAATCTTGTGATAAAGATGAAGTCGTGACTCGTCCTtgtttgttctttcttttagattttttagtttttttttaaaaaaattaattggataTCATGTAAGTAAATTGCCTTTTCAAAAGACTTTAAATTAACGAAAATGACGAGTTTTTCCTTTATGTGTATGTTATTTGTATCTTTTCCTTGTATAATTTCTATTTTGCTTAGTACCTAATTAGTAGGACAATGACATATGCCTAACTTTGTTATCTGCATAAGTGAAAATTCCTCTCTAATTAATCAATAGAATCAAAAGTTAGTAAGTCAACCAAGTTAGCAAAACACCTTTGTAACTACAAAATCCATACATCTCAACAGAATAATCATTCACATCATTCACTATAGACTTAATGATCTTAAGGAAATAATCAGGTATTGACCAGACAACAGATAGGTTTGATATACTTACaaatgcattaagtgatgctcatgaactCCCACCTGTTCAAATCACTGTTTTGGGAGTCTCCAAGATATGCAATCAGAAGGGCTAAACATAATCAAGATTAACCTCAGGTGTTAGTTAACCCAAAGTGGATGGTTCGAGGAACCAGagggttctgtttaacacttagaaaagtgttgaaaaatatcaatttacccaatgtatgtggttcgaggagctaGGTataaccaatgttctgtttgatacttagaaaaatgttgtgaagtattaatttacccaaactAGATGGTTCGAGAaactagacataactaaggttctatttaatacttaggaaaataacttaaagtgttaatttacccaatgtagatggtccgaggaaccagacataactaaggttctgtttaacacttagaaaaatgttatgaaatatcaatttacccaaggtatatggttcgaggagccaggcatagccaaggttctgtttgatacttaaagaAAGTACAAAATGTCATAAATTACATGTGATAAGaaagatttttattaataataatacattcaaaggttatttacattccatgggcatggtacaactttttcatgtaAGTCTTCCAGATGATATGCCCCTATCCCAGCCACCGAGGTAATACGATATGACCTTTCCCAGTTGGACCCTAATTTTTCCCATGCCAGATTTTTTGAAGTACCTAACACTTTCCTTAATACCAAATCCCCTGGCACCAGTGGCCTCAACCTCACGTGTGAGTCATAGCTCTgtttgagcttatgttgataatacgCCAGTTGAATCATGGCATTTTCTCTTCGTTCTTCGACCAAATCCAAACTTCTTCTCAATAACTCATCGTTATTGTTTGGAATGAAAAAGCTCGTCCTTCATGTTGGGAAATCATTTTCAAGAGGAATTACAGCCTCGGCCCCATAGGTCATTAAAAAGGGTGTCTCCCCTGTTGATCTTCGTAGGGTAGTTTGATACGTCCAAAGGACgtgtggcaattcttccacccatttttctttggcatcatccaacctcttcttgagcccgtttattattactttgttgacagcctcaGCCTGTTCATTCCCCTGTGAATAAGCcggggtggaatatctgtttgTAATGCCCAAATCGCAATAGTATCTcctaaaggccttgctatcaaattgaaggcCATTATCTGAGATGAGGGTATGAGGAATTCCAAATCCGGTGACGATATTTCTCCAGGCGAACTTTTTTGCATCTAAGTCCCTGATATTTgacaatggctcagcttcaatccacttaataaaataatctgTGCCAACCAGTAACCATCTCCTATTCCCCACTGCCTCAGGGAAAGGTCTcacaatatccaagccccactgagcgaaaggccaaggactggacagaGGATTGAGGATGCCCCATGGTTGATGAATGTGAGTAAACctctgacactggtcacacttCTTTACATACTCTtgtgcttctctctgcatatttggccaccaatacccttgggttAGTGCCCTGTGAGATAAAGATCTACCTCCtatgtggcttccacaaattccttcatgtaattcttccAATAGTAACTCGGTTGCTTTAGGGTGTATACACAGCAAGTATGGTCCAAAAAAAGAGCATTTGTACAACTTTTGGTCCTTAGATAACCAGAACCGAGGAGCCTTTTTATGCATTTTGTCGGCTTCAGACCTTTCTTCATGTAagacatcttctttaaggaaCAACACAATGgagtccatccaactaggccctacTCGAGTTTGATGAACATGGACTGCATTCCCATTCATCTCATTAGGTCTACACAAGTCTTCCACCAAGATAACCTAAGGTAAGCTCTGTGTCGAGGATGTTGCTAATGTGGCAAgagagtctgcatgggtgtttctaCTTTTGGGGATTTGCACTAAGATAAAAGACTCAAACTTTAATCGTAACTGCCTAACCTAGTTTAAATActcctgcatccttggatccCTGACCTCTAGTTCCCTTATTACCTGGCCCACAACCAGCCTCGAATCCAAGAACATTTCTGCCTTTTTTCCTCCCATCTTTTGAACCATGGTCATCCCTACCAAGAGAGtctcatactcagcttcattatttGTGGCTGAGAAGTTCaacctcaaagatttctcaatcaCGATCCTCTTCGGAGAAATCACCACCAGCCTCACTCCTGATCTTCTTTGGTTTACAGtgccatccacatacactttccacaGCAGAGGTTCCTTTAGGGAGATTGtgccaattgatttttcatccatgtccaaAGTCTTGGCATTTTCTTCTAACGAGGGCTCAGCGAATTCAGCCACCAAATCGGCAAGGACTTGACCTTTtacagaggtgcgaggcatatacttaatatcaaagGCTCCCAGGATGGTACCCCACTTGGCAATCCTTCCCATGTAGTCGGCGCTTCGAAGTATTGATTTAAGCGGAAGTTGAGTTAAAACAACTACAGTATGGGATtagaagtaatggggaagcttatgcgtagcatgcaccactgctaGAATAGCTTTTTCCAACGGTAAATAATGCACCTCTACCTCATGTAATGACTTGCTTCCATAATAAACCGACATCTGTACACCACCATTAACCCGTATCAACACCAAACTAACGGCATGATGAGCCACAACAATGTAGAGGAATAGAACTTCATCCACCTCGGGTCGAGACATAACAggcggccgagaaagatattccttaagctgCTGAAAGGCTAAAGCTCACTTctcggtccattcaaattctttccacttgttcaacaactggaagGAAGGCCTACATCTGTCTgcggaccgagagataaactGATTTAAGGCAGTAGTCATCCCCGTTaacttttggacttctttgggATTCCGATGTGGCTGCAAGTTGTTAATTGCTCTAACATGTGCAGGGTTTGCTCTAACATATGCAGGGTTAACTTCAATTCCACaatgagtgaccatataacccGAAAATTTACCTAAGCCCACACCAAAATAACATTTAGAAGCATTGAGGCGCAGCTTGTGTTTCCTtggtatttgaaaggtgtcccCTAGGTCTCCCACATGTGCGGACGCCActttactcttcactaccatgtcatccacataaacctcaatagtttttcccagTTGTGGCTCGAACAttttggtcatcatcctttgataagtagcccctgcgttctttaaaccaaagggcattaccttgtaatgataattttccgtaggagtgacgaaggttgttttctcttgatcatccaaagccaaaggtatttcgtgataaccttgaaaagcatccagaaaactcatccaaggatgcccaacagtggcatccaccaactaATTTATACAAGGCATTGGGAAAGGGTGTTtgggacaagccttgttcaaatctgtgaagtccacacatactctccacttcctattcttctttttcactaccacTGTATTAGCCAATCACTCAGGATAAAATACTCCTTGATAGTTTCAACCTGTTTGAGTTTGATcacctcttctttgacagccTCAGAGTACTCTTTAGATAAACGCCAAGGTGGTTGCTTCCTTAGTACCACCActgggttgacattcaaatgatggaAAATAAAGCTCAGATCCACCCTAGGAGCCTCATAAGAGTTCCAggcaaacacatcaatattttcttttaggaACGTCATCAACTCTTCTTTCACCTGAGGAGGCAATTGAGACCCAACCTGAAAATACCTCTCCTCATCATtatctattacaattttttccaATTCCTCGCACCCTGTCCCCTTTGCCATAACGCCAACTGATGCTAGCTCTTTTGATTGCTACAAACTCTGCTTGGTCAATGCCGAAGACTCCATCTCAGTTTGATGCCTAACGGTAGCCACCATGCACTGCCTGGTCATAGGTTGGTTGCCTCTTAGCTCTTCCACCCGGTCACTGAACAgatattttaccttcaaatgcaAGGTTGAGGAGACAGCcccccatggcatgaagccTAGGTCTTGCCATGATTGTTGTGTAAGGGGAAAAAGCATCCACCACTATGAAGTTGACATCTACTATCTTCGTCCTAGTTTGCACTGGTAGTTTAATCAGACCCATTGGTATAACTACTTTCCCATTGAAACCTACTAAGGGTGAATCATAATTAGTTAAATCCTCCAATTTTAGCCCTAAACTCTTATATAGATCAGGGCACATAATTTCTgcccactgccttgatcaaccatcacTCGCTTCACGTGGTATCCTCCTATCTTGAGGGTAACCACCAATGCATCATCATATGGTTGTAGAGTATCAGCCTTATCGTCATCAGAGAAACTTAGCACTAGTTGCCCTCCGTCCTACTCCTCTTGGGTTCGGGGTAGCATTCCTCTTCAAGTGGTTGAGCTATGGATATTACCCTAGAATGGTGGAAACCAAATTTTCCTGGTGTGGTGAGAACAACATTGATTGTGCCCAGAGGTGGTTTTGAAGAAGTGTCCCTCTGAGATCCTGACCCTGCTTGGCCGCCCTGTCCAACGGAATGGTATATGAATTGCTTTAGCTTACCTCCCCGTACCAGTTGCTCCAAGTGACCCCACAGAGTTCTAAAATCCCTCGCTCTTGATGGTATTGACAATGAAGGCTTTGGTTACGCCTTGTGGGATCCCTTCCCATTTTGTTTGGCCATTGGAAAAATTAGGGTTGTCCACGGGTCGGGCTGGGTCGGTTTTGGGCCCAAACTGAACTCGACTCGATTGGTTTAGGTTACTAAATTTTGGACTCGTATTTGACCGAATATTTGGGTCGGATCCGACGTTTTGGGTAATCGGTCGTCTGGGTCGGAGTTGTCGGTTTGACAGGTCTGGGCTTCAAATTGGGCCATAATTTTTGctattgttaaaattttggtaatttcatttttttgcaTCTTTTTAGCCCAAATTACTCGGTTTGGCAATTGGAATTCcctatatatttcaaattggGCCTCTTtttactaaatttatttaaaaaaagggcTTCAAGCTTAACTACACTAGACCAATTAGGCCATCAATTAGGACATATCTAAAAGGCCCAAAAAAGGCCTATTCATTTTATCACCTGTGATCAACACAACACACcaaaaagcttctttttttttttatcacctaTGATCTGAAACAAGAAGCACCTATCAATCCACATACATAATCTTTCCCACattaaccataaaaaataaacacaacaaaTAATATGTAATCTGTTAAACAACACTAAGCACCTAGGCAGTAAGTTAGTAACTCAACACTTATAAAACCTGCCAaccacaacaaataatatttcCAGCAACAAATAAACTCCAATAGTACCATAGAGGCAGTTACCGCAAGTTTTTGGGCAGTAACCCATAAGGCAAAAAGCTTGGTAGTTATACAATGTTCCAAGCAATATAACTAGTTACAAC
This region includes:
- the LOC142606261 gene encoding uncharacterized protein LOC142606261 encodes the protein MGRIAKWGTILGAFDIKYMPRTSVKGQVLADLVAEFAEPSLEENAKTLDMDEKSIGTISLKEPLLWKVYVDGTVNQRRSGVRLVVISPKRIVIEKSLRLNFSATNNEAEYETLLVGMTMVQKMGGKKAEMFLDSRLVVGQVIRELEVRDPRMQEYLN